One window from the genome of Prinia subflava isolate CZ2003 ecotype Zambia chromosome 2, Cam_Psub_1.2, whole genome shotgun sequence encodes:
- the IFNGR1 gene encoding interferon gamma receptor 1 isoform X1: MWLPLSLLAVAALQAPRRSAASQGEQPPAVPSPTEIVVTSENFKTVLHWQYPLMSETPHFIVEIKPYNLGYYRNVSTCVNTSAHFCDLSEEICDPYLSNWLRVKAVVGSQQSEYVESNEFILQRHGKIGPPKLNLSRHGDKIMVDIYHPVFPLSCIEDIYSTLQYRVTVRDSKNETEDLYEDNCTMHKCNLKIPVPSESSTYCVSARGFFFYDLMVGAPSEESCTAVHLEQTLSTHSVIILCVVIGILTVIPTVYCGCKKLKKSNIQLPKSLVIVMRNLNTGALLGPRSERKYLSVISFPSCHSELPVNGEVTLLGIEAEEQTVSPVNSCDRESSVPSPEAPAKAEEVPVQESTEELSFGADEQNCVVKESYFISDSSQMDICSKSSGSEVSTTETQQTVIPSSCFKFSGYDKPHVPLDVLMIDVGEEQPVNAYRPTE; this comes from the exons ATGTGGCTGCCgctgtccctcctggctgtcgCGGCGCTGCAGGCGCCCCGCCGGAGCGCGGCTTCCCAGGGGGAGCAGCCGCCCGCAG TGCCTTCACCAACAGAGATTGTAGTAACAtctgaaaatttcaaaacagTTTTGCATTGGCAGTACCCACTTATGTCTGAAACTCCTCATTTTATTGTGGAAATCAAGCCTTACAA TTTAGGTTACTATAGGAACGTCTCAACCTGTGTGAACACTTCAGCTCATTTTTGTGATCTCTCAGAGGAAATATGTGACCCTTATTTATCTAATTGGCTTCGAGTTAAAGCTGTTGTTGGGTCACAACAGTCTGAATATGTTGAGTCAAATGAGTTTATTTTGCAAAGGCATG GAAAAATAGGACCACCAAAACTGAACCTCTCAAGACATGGTGATAAAATCATGGTTGATATTTACCATCCTGTATTCCCTCTTTCTTGTATTGAAGACATTTATTCAACGCTTCAGTACAGGGTGACTGTTCGGGATAGTAAAAATGAG ACTGAAGACCTCTATGAGGACAACTGTACAATGCATAAGTGTAACCTCAAAATCCCAGTTCCTAGTGAAAGTTCCACTTACTGTGTTTCAgcaaggggattttttttttatgatctGATGGTTGGCGCTCCATCAGAGGAAAGCTGTACTGCTGTTCATCTTGAGCAGACATTGA GTACGCATAGTGTCATCATTCTGTGTGTTGTTATTGGGATCTTGACTGTAATACCTACAGTATATTGTGGCTGCAAGAAACTAAAGAAAAGCAACATACAGCTGCCTAAGTCTTTG GTCATTGTGATGAGAAACCTGAACACAGGAGCCTTACTGGGACCAAGATCAGAGAGGAAGTATTTATCCGTAATTAGCTTCCCGTCATGCCACTCGGAGTTGCCAGTGAATGGTGAAGTAACCTTGCTGGGGATAGAGGCAGAAGAACAAACTGTTAGTCCTGTGAATTCCTGTGACAGGGAAtcttctgtcccctccccagaggCACCGGCCAAAGCAGAAGAGGTGCCTGTGcaggaaagcacagaggagCTCTCTTTTGGTGCTGATGAACAAAATTGTGTAGTAAAAGAGAGTTACTTCATTTCTGACAGTAGCCAAATGGATATTTGCAGTAAGTCTTCAGGGTCAGAGGTCTCaaccacagaaacacagcaaacagTCATTCCAAGCAGCTGCTTCAAGTTTTCTGGCTATGACAAGCCTCATGTTCCGTTAGATGTGTTGATGATAGATGTTGGTGAAGAACAGCCTGTGAATGCTTACAGGCCAACTGAGTAA
- the IFNGR1 gene encoding interferon gamma receptor 1 isoform X2, with translation MSETPHFIVEIKPYNLGYYRNVSTCVNTSAHFCDLSEEICDPYLSNWLRVKAVVGSQQSEYVESNEFILQRHGKIGPPKLNLSRHGDKIMVDIYHPVFPLSCIEDIYSTLQYRVTVRDSKNETEDLYEDNCTMHKCNLKIPVPSESSTYCVSARGFFFYDLMVGAPSEESCTAVHLEQTLSTHSVIILCVVIGILTVIPTVYCGCKKLKKSNIQLPKSLVIVMRNLNTGALLGPRSERKYLSVISFPSCHSELPVNGEVTLLGIEAEEQTVSPVNSCDRESSVPSPEAPAKAEEVPVQESTEELSFGADEQNCVVKESYFISDSSQMDICSKSSGSEVSTTETQQTVIPSSCFKFSGYDKPHVPLDVLMIDVGEEQPVNAYRPTE, from the exons ATGTCTGAAACTCCTCATTTTATTGTGGAAATCAAGCCTTACAA TTTAGGTTACTATAGGAACGTCTCAACCTGTGTGAACACTTCAGCTCATTTTTGTGATCTCTCAGAGGAAATATGTGACCCTTATTTATCTAATTGGCTTCGAGTTAAAGCTGTTGTTGGGTCACAACAGTCTGAATATGTTGAGTCAAATGAGTTTATTTTGCAAAGGCATG GAAAAATAGGACCACCAAAACTGAACCTCTCAAGACATGGTGATAAAATCATGGTTGATATTTACCATCCTGTATTCCCTCTTTCTTGTATTGAAGACATTTATTCAACGCTTCAGTACAGGGTGACTGTTCGGGATAGTAAAAATGAG ACTGAAGACCTCTATGAGGACAACTGTACAATGCATAAGTGTAACCTCAAAATCCCAGTTCCTAGTGAAAGTTCCACTTACTGTGTTTCAgcaaggggattttttttttatgatctGATGGTTGGCGCTCCATCAGAGGAAAGCTGTACTGCTGTTCATCTTGAGCAGACATTGA GTACGCATAGTGTCATCATTCTGTGTGTTGTTATTGGGATCTTGACTGTAATACCTACAGTATATTGTGGCTGCAAGAAACTAAAGAAAAGCAACATACAGCTGCCTAAGTCTTTG GTCATTGTGATGAGAAACCTGAACACAGGAGCCTTACTGGGACCAAGATCAGAGAGGAAGTATTTATCCGTAATTAGCTTCCCGTCATGCCACTCGGAGTTGCCAGTGAATGGTGAAGTAACCTTGCTGGGGATAGAGGCAGAAGAACAAACTGTTAGTCCTGTGAATTCCTGTGACAGGGAAtcttctgtcccctccccagaggCACCGGCCAAAGCAGAAGAGGTGCCTGTGcaggaaagcacagaggagCTCTCTTTTGGTGCTGATGAACAAAATTGTGTAGTAAAAGAGAGTTACTTCATTTCTGACAGTAGCCAAATGGATATTTGCAGTAAGTCTTCAGGGTCAGAGGTCTCaaccacagaaacacagcaaacagTCATTCCAAGCAGCTGCTTCAAGTTTTCTGGCTATGACAAGCCTCATGTTCCGTTAGATGTGTTGATGATAGATGTTGGTGAAGAACAGCCTGTGAATGCTTACAGGCCAACTGAGTAA